CAAATGAGAATGCAAGACTTTTTTTTGTGCAAGGCTTTTTTTTGTCAATCCATCACATGGAATAGACAAGAAAATAATTATTCCAAATGTCCACATGAGTGTCCTGTTCCATGTCTTATGGAATAACACAATTTTTTGCATTATCATTTGTTTTATGATGGCAagaatttttaattaatccaTCACATGGAATAGACAAGAATGATTATTCTAAATTCCCACATGAGTGTCCTATTCCATGTCTTACAGAATAACACAACttttttgcattgtcatttgtTTTATGATGGCAACACTTCTTCTGTAAGCTATCAAATCCATATATATGACTACTCTATTCCTAAGAATAGATATTCCGTGAAAACAAAAAACTTTACTGATTCTTCTCTCCATATTTAAGTGCCTCTAATTTATGTGTATCCATACTAAAGAAAAATGAGACTGGTTCACTTGTATGAATCGGAAAGGATTCAGTACAGTTCATGGATTCAGTACAGTTCATGTCTTATGAAATTGTTAAATTTGAAGTTTGATGCCACTCAAGCAACACCAATGTAAAATTAGCAGCACACATTCACTTCTCTGATGCATATCGTAAGTTACGCCATGACTATACGACACCCATTTGTTTCTGATTTTCGCACTTACATCTAATTTGATAATGCTATTTAAACTATTGATTTGGGTGCACAATCCTTTTAATTCTTTGCAGACTTTTCTTCAGCATGCCCTGATTGATGTTCTGTGGGGACCCTCGGTGATAGGTCGCACTATATAGATTTCCTATGGATGGCAAACGATTTCAAGTTTTTGGTTGAAGCATATCTTATCTCACTGTTGCTCCTCAACATAGAAGAGCAGGTGAGTAGCTTCTACTAAAAGGTTTCTGCAATGCGAGATGTATAGATTTGCAGGCTTGGAGGCTTGAAGAAGTTGGAAAATACAATGGCGCATAGAGAGCCAAACTCCAGAATCAAATTTTAGGTGGGGGAAAGAGAAGGGCGGGAGTAAGTATTTATTAACTGCTATTATAAAATGGTTATACTCATAGTAGTTAAAAGGCGCACctaggcgcaaggcgcagtgaggcgATGAGTTTGCCGCCTCATACCAGGTGGGGCGAGGCGACCTGGAAGAGGCGACCCCAGGCGAGACGAGGCCCGCCTTGTGTATTTTTAAGCCATTTAAAGGAGAGAAATAGCCCAAGCCAGACTCGTATCCCTCATTCGACTCAAACAAACAGAGCCCTAGCCCCTTTCAACCCTTCGAAGCCCTTTGTGAGTTCGTttgcgagcctttgaaccagccggAAGCCTTCGCGACTTTGTCTTCGAGCTTCaaccaggatcgtgagttcatcttcgacattttgaagaagcacgacctgCGCAACTTCGTTTCGAACCAGTCGGAGCCCTCACGAGTTCGTCTACCTGCCTTCGAAGCAGTCGTGAGTTCGTCTGATTGCCTTCGAGCACGACGTGAGTTTGTCACGTCGCCTTCAACATTTCGAACCAGCTGGAGATCGTCTTTAAGCCTTCGAACCTTTGTaagttttcttcttcttattctttttcttcttcttctgcttgcATCCTgttgcctgctgcttctcttcttcttcttctgttgttgctgctgcttgcgtcctgctgcctgctgcttctcttcttcttcttctttatatgtaagcttactgttttttaatttataatatttagtttaattaatgtaagcttataaattataactaataacataatatttagttattttttatagaaatttagctactgttttttaatttataatattaagtttaattaatgtaagcttacaaattataactaatacataatatttattttttttacagaaatttagctactgttttttaatttataatatttagtttaattaatgtaagtttaaaatttataactaataaataatatttattctttttattgaaatttagctacttttttttaatttgtttagaaatgcattatgtaagtcttaaattttaaatatatgatgcattgttttttcagttaggatacgggataccaagtctaaaatcttaaatggattctagttctggatgtgaggcctcggcaaagaaagatcccgcatggaagtatgcacatttggaggataaaaaaaatagaaataatttgatttgcaatttttgtgctaaagtcacaaggggaggaatattttgggcaaaacaacacattgtccgaggatttcgaaatgtgaaagaatgctctaagtgccctgctcatgtacgtgaggagattaaagagtatatgttgaagaaagatatggaaaatgaggaaaatgagttattgcccgactttgatgatataaatcattacggtgaagatgaagttcaagaaattgacattcgtggcaagagagtgtttactagtgatggaagtaaaagatcataccaatccaacttaaagaaaccaaaacagaaggggcctatagacttgttttttactcTCGATCCAAAGAAAGCAATTCAAGttaggaaagaagggaagatgaagcaaacatcaataaatgaagCGTGCAAGAAAGAACTAAGAAAAATGGCAATGAgagattttgctaggtggatgtatgatgctggGATACCATTTAATGCTGTACGTTTGAGCAGCTTTACAGTGAcacttgaatcgattggacaATATGGTCCTAGAATAAAGCCACTTAactatcatgaagtgagagttccttacctaaaggaggaagtttgtcgaatgaaagagttgttgaaggtccataaggaggaatgaataaaatatggctgctcaattatgtctgatggttggagagattcagTTACTAATAAGGATATAATCAACTttttagtgaactctccaaggggatcagtattcattaagtctattgatgcttctaatattgtcaagaatgcagatagaatATATAGATTACTTAATGATATGGTCgaggaaattggagaatcaaatgtgattcaagtggtaactgacaatgcgtcaaattatgttgcagcaggtaagaacttatttttagaactactttctatagtgtatatattgtttgttttaatattttaatggcttaATTCCTTAATTTTTCaacagggagattgttggaagcaaagaggccacatttatattggacaccgtgtgctgctcattgcattgatttaattttggaggatattgggaagatgccttcaattcatgcaactttgaaaaggccaatttttttgaatggctatatctataatcgtgttggcgttgtcaacttgatgagacagttcactggaggaaaggagttactaagacctgcagttacaagatttgcaactgccttcatcacCCTTCGTTCAATCCATCTTCAAAAGAACAATTTGAGGAAAATGTTTACTtctgaagattggaatactactaaatgggcaaaggaggcggctggcaaaagagcagctactattgttttgatgcctactttttggagtaccatcgtctatgctcttaagttaacaggtccacttgttcgtgtactccgtttggttgatggggaaaagaagcctgcaatgtgATACATTTATGAAGTAATGAatagggctaaggaagccatagctaaggcttttggtgagagagaggataaattcaaggaggcatttgaaattattgatacgaggtggggatgccaactccatcaaccgttgcatgcagctgcacactacttgaatccagaatttttctattcaaaccccaacattttgcaagatgaagaaattatgacgggtttgtacaaatgtattggaaggttactgccaactattaaaatgcaagataaagtttcaaatgagttggaaaaatacaatgccgctagtggcgtctttggaattagtttggcagtgagacaaaggaagacaaaagcacaaggtaaagtggcatttgtactacctcttcatttttgaaaattatttttgctatttacctagtaggtattcatttaaaatttattttataatagcgcaatggtggatggcatatggatcaacaactccaaacttgcaaaagtttgctgtgaaaattcttagcctcacgtgtagtgctaccggctacgaaagaaattggagcatattctaacatgtaagtcattagtatatcatggattaattattaaagaacaagaactaccaatctactactttttagaatcattattaaccatatttctttaaactttttgcagcttcatagcaaaaggagaaataggctatcccaacaacgcttgaatgatttggtatttgtgaaatataatcgaactctGAGGCATCGATACGACAaacgtgacaccattgatcccatcctcctaaaggacattgatgatagtaataagtggttgattggtaggatggatgacgattctgatgaggatgatgaacttgtgtttgaagatgataatttgacttgggattctgttgctagagctgctggactaaataaccccccacatcacactagatcaagaataagtacaaatATGCCATCATTGTCTAAAGGAAGAGGAAGGGCTTCATCTAGTAGTGCAACCAGTGCTAGGGGTcggaccacaatgttggaacttgtagatgaggatgaaatccaagtggatagtgcagaggagacggaagaggaaaaagatgttggaCAAAATAGTTCTGATGATgcagaggaagatgatgatatcttcaccgacttagttgatgatgagtgatgagtgatgagtgatgagtgatgattgaggaggatttttagattttatattttgaaatcttttattgtactcttttcttttgatgttgaactatgttgaattattgatgcttttgggcttcgttttggcaattttattaaatttccattgaatgttttggcattttaaattctaatatcactagatattcatatgttcatatataaattaccccaaatagatattttacaccattttaataattgtgcgcctcatcTTCGTGAGGTGcgcgccttcgcctcgcgcctcggcttcaaagaccctttgcgcctcggctcgcctcgTGCCTTTGACTACTATGGTTATACTTGAATTCAAGTGTTTATCAAGTGCCATGTTAACCTTGTCAAACTTGAATTAGTGTGGGGTattttcatggttttaaataacggtcCTTATGTAATGGGAAATGAGAGACCGAAACCGTTATGGACTGATATTGTGGGGAGAAAAAAATTCACGGACGTTGCACTCCGTTGCACCGTGTAACGGTCTGTTACAGACCGTTTGACGCTCCAATTCGGCGACTTTGCTCGTCTCCTTCGAATCCACTTGACTTTCTCACGATTCCTTGCTTTCCCCCTCTTCAAAAAATcgtacctttgatttgttattgGAAGGGGAAGCTAAAGAATAAGAAGGATTGTTCATTGCTGTCGGCCAGCACTTCATCAGTTCACCTCCTCCATTTCTCTGATTTTGAACTTTGAAGCCTAAGATCTGCCCCCCTCAAGCAGTCGCAGCCTCGCAGGCCAGCCTTGCAGCAGCTCCACGAGTTGCCGCTAGCCCTACAGCAGCTCCGTGAGTCGTTGCCGACTCGCCAGTACGTCCTGCAGCAGCTCCCTCCGCCACTCCTCGCCACTCGTTAGTCCTGCAGCAGCTCCCTATGACTATTCGAGACTCCTCCAATCCTCTAGGCTCTAGCGAAGGTGacttaaattatttaatttccttatctCTCACTCTTTAATCCTTACTTTTCAggtttctttctctctcctttttttttttttgcctcttGTTTACTTAATTCTTGAATtagtatataatttatatatattatattatttatttatatattatagactgccttaattatttatatatcatattatttaactttatttatatattatatgaggTTTTCCTAGAATCCTAAACTCTTAATTGCTAAGATTTGAGAAATAAATTTAATTGTCTTAAATTTATATATTGtacataaatattaaataattaatatagtttttattttatgagttattttattaatagatgaaatatctaatattttaaaattttaattatttaaagattttaaataaatactgcttattatttttaatcaaatattatattttatttttatgtaataaatatttaaaattagaaggacaATTTAGTAGTTACTAACTATATtctatcttttatttatttatttataaacaTTGTAACTTTATATTTTCTATGTGTTTTGTGTAGAAATCATCAATGCAAGTTTATCAAAATGTGACGTGGGAAAGGAAATGAGAACTTAACTAGTGAGGGCATTGGATGACATTTTGGTACTTTAGTGGACTGTAACTATAACGccccagaaaataatatgcatgtaggtgtaaaaaataaataaataaatttaaaagtaaaattaattaattaattaaataatatattaatataatataataatattataatctaATATATACATACTTGATCTTCTTTCCTAGGATTCCAATTAGAATTGGAATCCAGAGAGTTCTTCCCCCCTcacgccactctctctctctctctctctctagatttctcccTTGTTTTTCGACTAAAGCGAAAAATGAACACCATCACAGGTTCCTAACTTCGATTTTCGTCATTTtaattggagtttttttttttttaatttggggATCTTTGGCACtactccaaggttaaggtaaggagtacaaattatgttatttattttaggAATTTATTCGATTAAATCATAGTATATAATTATTGAAATATTGTATATGGTTTTCTAAATAATTTTgtgggtatgaaaattatggtttatttattaaattgggaatattttggaattaagttaaactacagagatttaattaaattagatttatgggaatattttgaaattagattaagctgtagggatttgatcatattggtgtttttaaatatgttagaaattaaatttaaatttgggaaGTTGATCATACCTaagtttttagaatttaaccgattaatgggagcgtgtgagcctagaggtgttaggataataattattttgggatttagCTGATTAAGTTAAAATATATGGTTACAAGATTTTGTGTTTCGAACGCCATAGACGTTAGTTGAGGATCCTTGCAGGAACATTTTCGgtaatcaagtaaggggaatacattATATCAGCTTTTTAAAGATTTTGAAtcgattaaatttgaatatattatACGAATACGttgtatttgaatttttgtaTGATTTGGGCATATCGAATGGTCGTTTTTGAGTGTTACACATATTTGGGAACAACTAGGAGGGTGATTCGTGTGCCtccattttaggaaaaattgtaggtttaaattaaatagaatttttggaaaACAATTAGACCAGATTTTAGAAATATGCGCTTTTTCCTGGCGGATTacttaaatgaaaaatttaatgtataatcgtgtgacatgagattaattaacaaataattttatatgatttttttttgaaattgttatGATATGTTATTGTGAGTATGTGATGTAATACTAgtttatgaatatatgtatatagtgagATTATTGTGAAATTATAAAATGACAAGTTTGATATGAATATGTGAATGTGATAGTTTAATTCTGTTATATGGTAAGTTAGATTTTGCATTTGATTGAGaaattgaagtggtgatgttCTGTATAGAAATTCTGTGTGAAGTTTATATTGATGCCGAAGGCCTGTGTGACGTATAAATATAAGgtggtgatgctcagtatagaaactttgtgtgaagtctatactgatgctGAAGGCTGTGTGAcatataaattgaagtggtgatgcttaGTATAGAAATTCTGTGGGAAGTCTATACTGATGCCgaaggcctgtgtggcatataaatatGAAGTGGTGATGTTCAATATAGAAACTCtatgtgaagtctatactgatactgaaggcctgtgtggcgtataaattgaagtggtgatgctcaatATAAAAATTCTGTATGAAATCTATATTGATGCTGAAAGCCTGTGTGACATATAAATCGAAGGAgaaggcctgtgtggcatataGAAGTACTATAAaagtgtaaatttaattatctGTGATGAGTTGTAAAACTTACGTTAGTAGATGTAATTGAACTGCATTATATTGTTTGTGATATGTCATAAACCTTACGTTAGTAGATTTATTTTAAACTGTTTTACCTTGTGTGTGATATGTCGTAAAACTTACGTTAGTAGACTTATCTAATTGCATCATATTGATTATGCTGATGTTCAGTATATTTAGGGGTAATATAAGAGACATATATAAATAATTGTCACAATAGAACACATTGATAATAAtgtatttcatcttattgagagatgtctcaccccatgattattctaaaatttttcagATGTCTTGTGGAGTATGATAGTAATCAGAATAACGCAGTGGAAGCATGGGATGGGATAGAATGTCCGGTATAgagttgtattattttattaatctATTGATGATCTCAGAATCCTATATGTTGTATTGAGATTTTTAGTTGTAATAAATGATGGTTTTTAGTGTTCTGGTAATTGTTATGGAAATCTTCCGCTATTtaattatatggtatcagagatttatttttagaataaaaCCCCCGACccagttttgggtttggggcgtcataattggtattagagattAGAATATAGATTCTGTATACTTTAGGGATGATTATTACCAAAGTATAAGAATGGATAGACTGAGTGTTGTAGGAGCGATTAGATATAGGATGCATAGCGAAGTAAAGTACAACAAGCAAATTGTAATTTTGGAGTTTTGTCTCATAGCCGAAAGCAAAAATTCATTGAGGGTTTACAATGATTTTTCTTGAACAATCGACAGTTTCAGAAAGTCACGTAaaccttatacgttttctttcgGAATATTGCACTATGATCTTGTTTTGTGTAAATAGTCACGGTAAGGAATAAGTTACCATTTGCAATACTggaatattaaaatataaatttgtgTATTTTGGAATGTGCGCACCTTTACACATTAGGATGTACTCCTAGTTCTCTATGATATTCTTATGATTTAGTGTGCATGGATATGAGAGCAATTGAAAGAATGTTAGTGGTTACCCTCAGATTTAGATGCTTAGAAATCCCAGGGGTTCTTTAATGGTGAAGTTGTTGGGGATATTGATTATCCTaagattttttgaaaagttataattctttggaaacaTTCAATCTTTCCATATTTCTATAAGTCAGCCATGGGTCTTTGGGCCAATTTTTAAGGAGAGTATAAGATCAGAATTCAGTTCCAGTCTgaaataaaataatcaaaggaagtaaatttaaattttgatcaaTCAAAAGAGGAATAGAAGATATTCTTTTATAGCACATGAGTCAAGTAtccaatgaatttagaatttcaaagagtgCGAATCATTTTTTAAAGTGGTTAAAGAAAATGAGGCAAAAAAAATAATGGGATAAACTTAAATTAAATAGGACCACACACACAAGGATATGTAAATAATTAATTTAGGTTAGTATAAGAAGATCTTACaataagaaatcatattactaGCCCATAAAAATGTATGCAACACCCAAGGAAATATCAACATGTAAAAGAGACTGCGATGCATAATGTAACAACTTGATTTTTGTtgccctccttttttttttttttacataaattaAATGTAAAATTTCTACTACTctaataccttttaatataaaacaAACCAACATCACAGGCCAAATAGGACCTGTGAAATCTGAGACGCAATAAACAATCTAAAAAGTGGAAAGCATAATACATACAACCATgccaatatatacaatactagtgtcaaaatatttttcaaaatatacatacacaaccattCCAAAAACACCCTCGATTGAACCTAGGAACTACTCAAATtgacttcccaaaaatactcaccctacagatagggtagtaCAGAAGTCATCTCTATCTACGAGTCTGATctactcgtctaactggatcacctgaaaaatattgaatCACTGGAATGAAAcaacgaaatatgttattactaatgTATGacaggtgagtttacatatttgtaaaattagaTATAGAAATACCATAAATTACTGAATCTAAGAAAACATGTGTAAATATTACAGTATAACTCaaacctatgttgcttaacataaactaatttttctggattttctaaacataatacttctaatatccaTAAGTATATCTATGGTTTCTGTAAACTtgaatatacatatttataataattgagaaaattgctttggatggataactgaaagtcatgatttaacccttcattaCAGGATTGTGCGGCTCGAAAACG
This region of Malania oleifera isolate guangnan ecotype guangnan chromosome 10, ASM2987363v1, whole genome shotgun sequence genomic DNA includes:
- the LOC131165702 gene encoding uncharacterized protein LOC131165702 translates to MDDDSDEDDELVFEDDNLTWDSVARAAGLNNPPHHTRSRISTNMPSLSKGRGRASSSSATSARGRTTMLELVDEDEIQVDSAEETEEEKDVGQNSSDDAEEDDDIFTDLVDDE